The following is a genomic window from Limibacillus sp..
GTCGCAGTAGGGGCACTTGGCCTTGCAGAAGGGCCAGTGGATGTAGAGCCCGAAGCCCGGATCGGCTTCCCGCTCTTCGCGGAGCGGCAGCTCAACCACGGGGAAACAGCGCCTCCACCATCTGCGCGAAGGCGCGGGCGCGGTGGCTCATCCCGTGCTTCTTCTCCGGGTCCATCTCGCCGAAGGTGATGTCCTGGCCCTCCGCCTGGAAGATGGGGTCGTAGCCGAAGCCGCGCTCCCCGCGCGGCGGCCAGACGAGCTGGCCTTCGACCCGCCCCTCGAAAGTCTCGCAATGGCCATCGGGCCAGCAGAGGCAGAGCGCGCAGATGAAGGCCGCGCTGCGGTCCGCGCTGTCGCCCAGTTCGCGCTCGACCCGCTCCATGGCCGCGCGGAAGTCCTTCTCCGGACCGGCCCAGCGCGCGGAATAGATGCCGGGCTCCCCGCCCAGGGCGCTCACGGCCAGCCCGCTGTCGTCGGAAAGGGCCGGCAGGCCCGACCCCAGCGCCGCCGCCTTGGCCTTCAGCTCGGCGTTGGCCGCGAAGGTCTGGCCTGTTTCTTCGGGCTCCGGCAGCCCGAGATCGCCTGCCGACACGACGGAAAGGCCAAAGGGCTCCAGAAGATCGGCGATCTCCCGCAGCTTGCCAGGGTTGTGGCTGGCGATCACCAGGCGCTTTTCAGTCAGCTTTCGCGTCATGGCCGCTCGCCTCAGACCGTCACTCGACGCCCAGCGCTTCCCGCTGGTGGCGGCCCAGTTGGGCCACGCCCTCCTCGGCCAGCGCCAGCATGGCATCGAACTGGCCGCGCTCGAAGGGCGCTTCCTCCGCCGTCGCCTGCAACTCCACCACCCGTCCGCCGACCGTCAGCACGAAGTTCGCGTCGGTCTCGGCGGCGGAATCCTCGTCGTAGTCCAGATCGAGCACCGGCTGGCCCTGATAGATGCCGCAAGAGATCGCCGCCACCTGATCGGTAAACGGCAGCGTCTCGATGGCCTTCATCTCCTGCATCAGCTGAAAGGCCCGGTAGAGTGCCACGTACGCCCCGGTGATGGCGGCCGTACGCGTACCTCCGTCCGCCTGGATCACGTCGCAATCGATGCGGATCTGGCGTTCGCCAAAGCCGGTCAAGTCCACCACCGAACGGAGCGAGCGGCCGATCAGGCGCTGGATTTCCTGGGTTCTCCCCGACTGCTTGCCGCGCGCGGCCTCGCGCCCCGTGCGGGTGTTGGTGGAGCGGGGCAGCATGCCGTACTCGGCGGTGATCCAGCCACGGCCCGAGTTCTTCATCCAGCCGGGCACCGATTCCTCGACCGAGGCGGTGCAGAGGACATGGGTGTGGCCGAACTTCGCGAGGCAGGAGCCCTCGGCGTAGCGGTTGCAGTCCACCTCCAGGGAGATGGGGCGCAGTTCATTGGCGGCGCGGCCCGATGGACGCATGGATCCTCCCGTCTTCAGCAAGGAATTTTCATCGATCTCGTTTGAATGGAGCGCGGACGCTACCCCAAGGCCGCGGCGCGGTAAAGCGCCGGCCGGGAAGCGCCGCCGCGCGATGGCTCATTGACCCTCTACCGGGGGCTCACTAGATTCAGGGTCTTATAGGATACCGCTTGAGGAACATGTCCAAGCTCATCGACGCAGAAGCACTGAAGCTGAAGGGGCTGAACGAGCTCAACGAGCGTTCGCGCGAGATTTTCCGTCATATCGTTGAAGCCTACGTCGAGACCGGCGCGCCCATCGGCTCGCGCACCCTGTCGCGCAAGATGGGCATGGATCTCTCCTCGGCCACCATCCGCAACATCATGGCCGACCTCGAAGAGGCCGGGCTGCTCTATGCGCCCCACACCTCGGCGGGACGCCTGCCGACCGATGCGGGCCTGAACCTCTTCGTCCACGGCCTGCTGGAGCGAGGCAACCTCAGCCGCGAGCAGCAGCGCCAGATCGAAGAGCAGTGCCTCGCCAAGGGCAGAGGCTACTCCGAGGTGCTGGAGGAGGCGGGCTCCATCCTCTCCCAGCTCTCGCACTGCGCCGGGCTGGTGGTCGCGCCCAAGGTCGACGAACCCCTGCGCCATATCGAGTTCGTGGCGCTCGGGCCGGGCCGCGCGCTGGTCGTGATGGTCACCGACTCCGGCAAGGTGGAGAACCGGGTGATCGACGTGCCGGTCGGCCTGCCGCCCTCGTCACTGGTTCAGGCCAGCAACTTCCTGACCGCACGCCTGGTCGGACGTTCGCTGAACGAGGCGCGCAGCCTGATCACAAAGGAACTCTCCGAGAAGAAGGCGCAGCTCGACGGGCTGACCACGCGCCTTGTCGAAAGCGGACTGGCCACCTGGTCGGAAGGCGGCGAGCGCGGCGGCGCGCTGATCGTGCGCGGTCAGGCGCAACTGCTCGAGGACGTGACGGCGCTGGAGGACCTGGAGCGGGTGCGCCAGCTCTTCGCCGCGCTTGAGGCGCGCGAGACCATGCTGCGCCTCTTGAACCTGACCGAGACCGCCGAGGGCGTGCAGATCTTCATCGGCTCCGACAACGAGCTCTTCGGCATGGCCAACTGCTCCATGGTGGTGGCGCCCTACCAGAACAGCCAGCAGCAGATCGTTGGCGCGATCGGCGTGATCGGACCGACCCGCATGGACTACGGCCGGATCATTCCCATGGTCGACTACACCGCCAAGGTGATCGGCCGCTTGGTGGGTTAGAAGCCGATCAGCGGTTGAATTCCGCCCGCCGCCTCCCCATAACTGCCCCGAACCCCGATACCCCAACGCCTTTCGAAGGAAGCGACAATCGTGAGCGAAGAGGCCGACAAGAAAAAGCCGAGCGGGCAGGACACGCCCGAGACGCAAGCGCCCGAGACGGAAGCGCCCGAAACGGAAGTTTCCGAAGAAGAGCCGATGGAAGCTTTGCCTGAGGACGCTGACGCCGAGCAGGAGGCTGACGAGTCCGCCCCCGATCCCATCACCGAGCTGCAACAGCAGGTCGGCGAGTTGAAGGAGGCGCTGCTGCGCGCCATGGCGGAGACGGAGAACACCCGCCGCCGGGCCCAGCGGGAGAAGGAGGAGGCGCTGAAGTTCGCGCCGGGTCCTCTGGCGAAGTCGCTGCTGCCCGTGGCCGACAACCTGCGCCGCGCGCTCGAGTCCGTGCCGGAAGAGGCGCGCAAGGACGGCGCGCTCGCCAACCTCATCTCCGGCATCGAGATGACCGAGAAGGAACTGCAAAGCGCCTTTGCAAAGCACGGCATCGAGCGGATCGAACCGCTGGGCGAGAAGCTCGACCCCAACTGGCACGAAGCCATGTTCGAGGTGCCGGACGCCGACAAGCCCGCCGGGACCGTGGTTCAGGTGGTGGAGGTCGGCTACCGGCTGCAGGACCGTTTGCTGCGCCCCGCGCGGGTCGGCGTCAGCCGAAAGCCCTGACGGGCGCGCCTAGCGGCTCTTGCGCCGCAAGTGATAGCGGTCCGCCTGCACGCCGTCGGGCGGAGGCAGGCTTTCGGCGCCCTGGAAGGACATCTGCTGATCGCTGATCAGAATCCCGCCCGGCATCAGTAGAGCGCCCAGAAATCCCTCTATGGCCCGGGCCAGGCGGGCGTTCGCGGCTTCGTCGCCGGAGCCGATGTCGGCATGGATCAGCGCCACGCGGCCTGAAAAGCGCTCCAGCGCCCTTGGCAGGCAGTCCAGGAAATCGCCCAGAAAAAGGTGCGCTTCGTCCGGCACGCAGTCGGGGTGGGCGCGCACTTCGCGTTCGAACACGAAGATCTCACGGCCGGGCAGCAGCTCTCGAAGGTGGTCGTAGGTGCGGCCGTTGCCGAGCCCGACCTCGAAGACCGGGGCCTCGGCCGGCAGATCCTTCAGGAGGCCGGCGGCGGCATCAAGGCAGGCGCGCTGGGCTTCCAGGCGGCGGATGACGCTGTCCAGGCGGCTCATGGATCAGGAACTGCCCTTCATGCTGTCCAGTTCCTCGCGCAACTTGCGCTGCGCGGCGGTCGACATCTCCAGGCGGTGCGCCAGCACCCGCATGATCTCCAAGGCCATCTCGGGAAACTCCCGCGCCATGCGCAGGAAAAGGTCCTTGGTGAGCTTCAGGGTCACCAGCTTCTCGGCGGCCTCGACGCTGGCCGTGCGGGGCACGTCGCAGAGGATCGCGATCTCGCCGACGATCTCGTTCTTCTTCAGGGTTGCGACCTTGATCTCGTGCCCGTCGGTGCGCACCAGGATGTCCGCCGCGCCCTCCAGGATGATATAGGCTGCGTCCCCTGCGTCCCCCTGCTCGAAGAGCCGCTGGCCGGGCTTGTAGGTCAGACGTTCGCTGGCGAAGGCCATCAGCTTCAGCCGCGCCGGCTCAATATTGGCGAAGAGCGGCACGTGGCGCAGCGCTTCGACTTCTTGATCCAGGCTCATGTCTTCTCTCCCGTAGGTTATTTTGCTTTGTTCTTATCGCCTTTGGTTCCGGTCATCCCGCCGATCCGGAGGAGGCCAGGAGGGCGCTCAGTTCACTGCCCTCCTTTTCGAGTGACTTGACCTCGCCCGATTCCACCAGGCGCCCGTCGCGCAGGACCGCCACCTCGCCGAACAGGGTCGCCAGGTCAGGCCGGTGCAGCGCCCAAAGCACGCCGCGTCCCGCGCGCGCCTCCAGAATCGCCTTGGTCAGACGGTGTTGCGAGGTGCCGTCCAGCGCGGTCATCGCGTTGCTGACGATCAACAGGTCCGGCTCCTTCACCAGGGCGCGGGCCAGCGCCAGTTTCTGCTGCTGGGCGTTGGAGAGGCGCTTTCCGCCAAAACCGATGTCGTACTCCATGCCCATCGCCATGACCTCGTGCCGCAGCCCCCGTTCTTCGAGGATATCCAGGATGATCTTCTGGATTGTCTCGTCGGCCCGGGCCTGGCCGTGGGCCAGCCGCCCGAACAGGATGTTGTCCTGCAGGGTCGCCGCTGCGTTGTAGCTCTCGGGTTCGTAGAAGGCGATGCCGTCGCGCTCGGCCTCCGGCAGCCGCTCGGCGAAGGCCTTGCGCGCCTTGACGATCCGCTCTTCCAGGCTGTCGTCGATCAGGCTCAGGCGGTGGCGCTCCTCGATGTAGTTCAGCGCCAGCTTCATCAGGCGGCGCTCCTCCTCGTCGGAGAGGCCCGCCAGACCGCCCTTCTCGGTCTTGACGACCAGCGTCTTGAACTCCGGCAACTCCTCGGCCTCGATGAAGGAGAACTGCTCGAAGAAGGGATGGCCCGGCGGCAGATCGGCGAAGATCTCCACCATGGTGCGGGCGATCTGCAAACCGATCTTCTCAAGGTCGTCGAGCAGATCCGCTTCTTTCAGGGCCTCCCGCAGCACCGGATGGGCCGGCAGGGCGTCGCCCTTGAAGGCGTCATCCAGCGGCAGGCCGAAAAGCAGGTTCTCGGCCAGGGACGCATTGGCGTTGAACTGCTCCGGGTCGAAGCGGACGACCAGCTCCTCTTCGTCCTCCTCGGCGAGGCGCTTGGTGAAGTCACTGCGCGCTTCCAGCACCTTGGCCGCCAAGCCCGGATAGGTCTCCGGGTCGAAGCGCGCCGCCAATCCGAAGCGGTAGAGATCGTCGTCCATCTCGACCAGACGGCAGGTATCGATCAGCTTCTCACGCAGCTCGTCGAGGTTGGACACTCCGGCGGCGGCATAGTCGATCCAGTCGGCGTCGGTGTCGAAGAAGGGGTTGCCGGCCGAGTGGGCCTCGCGCTCCAGATCGTGCAGACGCTCGCGCTCTTCCGGGTCCAGCTCGCCCCGGTCGTTCGGGGCGTGCTTCAGGCTGTAGACGAGGTTGTCGCCGAGCGAGCCGCCGAAGAGATAGGCGGCGCCGTCCACGAAGGAGAGACGGCGCCCGGTCACGGCCTCTGGCAGGCTGTCGAGATCGTAGCCGCCGATCGAGAGGTTGCCGCTGGTGAGCGGCTCCAGGGCCGCCACCGCGCCCGCGAGAACCTCGCGCCCGCCGCCGGACGGCCCAACCAAGGCCACATGACTGGTCAGGGGTACGCTCCAGGAGACGCTGTCGAGGACCTTGTTCTCGGCGTCATCGACGATGGTGGCGCTGGCAAGCTTGATCTCGCCTTCCAGCTTCGCCAGCGGTTCGGCGTCGACGGCCTGACGCTTGGAGTCCAGCAGAACCGGGGGCGCGAACTGTTCGATCACCTGTTCGTACTTGATCTGCACGTCCTGACGCTGCTGGTCCCAGTCGATCAACTCCTTGATCGGCGAGGGCAGGTCCTTGTAGGCGGCGATCACGGCGACCAGCGCGCCGATATCGAGCTGGCCCTGGATCGCCAGCACACCGCCCACGGAATAGAAGATGAAGGGCGTCAGCTGCGCCAGGAAGTTGTTCAGGAACTTCACGAAGAACTTGCGGCGGAAAATCTCGTAGCGGATGCCGAAGATCTCACCCAGCCGCTTGACCACATCGCCGCGCTCAAGGTTGGAGGTGTCGTGGGCATGGATCTCGACGCCGCCCGCCACCACCTCGCCGATGCGCCCGGCCAGTTGGCGCGCCGTCAACTGGCGGCGGCGGCCAAGGCGCAGGATTGGCGTGCGCAGCTTGGGAATCAGGAAGGCCTGCAGGAGCACGATGGCCAGCGCCACGCTGCCCAGCCAGACCGACTGAACCATGATGAAGACCATGGCGGTCAGCGCCTGCCCGCCGAGGAACACCGGGTTGACGAAAGCCTCGCCGATGAAGCCGCCCAGCGGTTCGACCTCGTCCTTGATCATGGTCGCGGCTTCGGCCTGCTTGACGCGGCGCAGATAGGGCAGCGGGAAGCGCAGCAGCCGGTCGGTGAGCTGGAAGCGCAGACGGCGCAGCATGCGCTCGCCCAGGCGGCCCTTGCGCGTGTTGATCACGAACTTGAAGAGACCGTTGACCACCACGAGGCTCAGAAAGGCGAAGCTCAGCGACAGCAGCGCGCCCTGCTGCTCAAGATCGAAACCCTGGAACAGCGTGATCCCATCGCCGATCGGCAAGGTGATCCCGAAATAACTCTGGGTGGACCCCGGCGAGGTGAAGCCCTGACCCTGAATGCCGTCGTTGACGATCTGCTTGGGCAGGTCCAGCGAGATGTAATAGAAGGGCAGCGAGATCAGCACCATCGCAAGGATGACGATCTGCTCCTTCTTGCTGTTGCGCCAAATGTAGCGGAACAGGCTGGTTTCCAATTGGTCCAAAAGCAGGTCTCCCCCAGGGCGCGCCGCCCGTTGTTCCCAGCCATTCCACTTCAAGAGGGGCAGGCGACGCAACACCTTAGCCCGCCCAGCGACAGAATGATGCAGCGCAATATGCTTTCCCAATCCGCGCGCCTGTGGCATCGTTCTCCGACCAACGCCGGCAAGGGACGAGCGCGAAGGGACTTATCAGCCCATGGCAAAGACCGTCAGCAGGGACCGGCGCGTCCTCATCTACAGTCATGATTCCTTCGGCTTGGGTCACCTGAGGCGCTGCCGCGAGATCGCCCACCATCTGGTGGCCTCCTCGGAATCCCTCTCGGTCCTGATCCTCTCCGGATCGCCGATCATCGGCTCCTTCGATTTCCGCAGCCGCGTCGACTTCATCCGCATCCCGGGCGTCATCAAGCTGCGCAACGGCGAATACACCTCGCTCAACCTGCCGCTGGCGGTCGAGCAGACCATGGCGCTGCGCGCTTCGATCATGGAGCACACCGCGGAGATCTTCGATCCCGACCTCTTTCTGGTGGACAAGGAACCGCTCGGCCTGCGCGGCGAGGTCGAATCGACGCTCCAGATGCTGCGCGCCAAGGGCACGCCCTGCGTTCTCGGCCTGCGCGACGTCATGGACGACCCCGGCCTGCTGGCCGCGGAGTGGGAGCGCAAGCAGGCGGTGCCGGCGCTTGAGAAGTACTACGATCAGATTTGGGTCTACGGCCTGCCGCAGATCTGCAACCCCCTGGAGGGCATCAAGCTATCGCCCTCGGTCCAGCAGCGCATCCGCTACACCGGTTACCTGAAGCGCAGCGTCCCCCAGCAGGTCAGCAAACCCCGGCTGGAGAAGATCGACGAGCCCTACATCCTGGTGACGGTCGGCGGCGGCGGGGACGGCGAGGAGATCATCGACTGGGTGCTGCGGGCCTACGAGAGCGATCCGACCATCCCCTACCCGGCGCTCTTGGTCCTCGGCCCCTTCATGGGCGGCGAACATCAGAACGAGTTCCTGGGCCGCGCGCAGAAACTGGCGAAGGTCGAGGCCATCACCTTCGACGCCCACGTGGAAAGCTTGATGGCGCGCGCCGCGGGCGTGGTCTGCATGGGCGGCTACAACACCTTCTGCGAGGTGCTGTCCTTCGACAAGAAGGCCGTCATCGTGCCGCGCACAGAACCGCGCATGGAGCAGTACATCCGCGCCTCCCGAGCCCAGGACCTGGGGCTGGCGCGCATGCTGAAGAACGAGGGACCGCGCCCCGCCACGGACATGGCGACGGCGATCCGCAACCTGCCGCAACAGCAGCCGCCCTCTCATTCCGTGATCCCCGGCCTTCTCGACGGTGCGGAGAACGTGCAGAAGCTCGCCTCCCAATGGCTCGATTCGGGCCGGGCGCAGTCGCGCGCGCTGTTCCGCCGCCGCGTCTGAACGGACCGCCGGAGCCGGCGCGGGCTTCGCCGCCGCGCTTGACCCCCGCGCCGCCTTGGCCTCTAACCTTCCAGGCATGAACGCGCCCAGAAAAAGCGAGACAGGCAAGGAGCGGGTGGCCGTGGTCCTGAAAGGCTACCCCCGGCTCTCCGAGACCTTCATCGCCCAGGAACTGCTGGCCCTGCAGGAACGCGGGCTGGACTTCCGGATCGTCTCGCTGCGCCGCCCCACCGACAAGGCGACCCACCCCGTCCATGCGGAGATCAGCGCGCCCGTCACCTATCTGCCGGAATACCTTCATGAGGCGCCGGGCCGCGTCTTCAAGGCCTGGCGCAAGGCCCGCCGCCTGCCCGGTTACACCGAGGCGCGGCGCGCCTTCTGGCGCGATTGGCGGCGCGACCCCACGCCCAACCGCGCCCGCCGCTTCGGTCAGGCCTGCGTTCTGGCCGCCGAGTTCGCCGGTCAGTGCGATTTCCTCTATGCGCACTTCCTCCACACCCCCGGTTCCGTCACCCGCTACGCCGCCATGATGCTGGGGCTGCCCTGGGCCTGTTCGGCCCACGCCAAGGACATCTGGACGACGCCCGAATGGGAGAAGCGGGAGAAGCTGGCCGAGCTTTCCTGGCTTACCACCTGCACCGCCGTGGGCGCGGAGCATCTGGCCGCGCTCAGCCCCGATCCGGGCAAGGTGAAGCTCATCTACCACGGCCTCGACCTTGAGCGCTTCCCCAAGCGCCGGAGCGGGGCGAGCGACCGCGACGGCAGCGGCGAGCCGGTCCGGCTGCTGTCCGTCGGCCGTCTGGTCGAGAAGAAGGGCTACGACCTGCTGCTCGACGCGCTCGCCGCGCTGCCGGGCGATATCCACTGGCGCTTCCTGCACATCGGCGGCGGGGAGCAGAAGGACGCCCTCAAGGCGAAAGCCGAAAAGCTCGGCATCGCAGACCGGATCGACTGGCGGGGCGCGCAGCCACAGGAGGCCGTCAAGGCGGCCCTGGACGAGGCCGATGTCTTCGTGCTGCCCAGCCGCATCGCCAAGAGCGGCGACCGCGACGGCCTGCCCAATGTGCTCATGGAGGCGGCCAGTCAGGCCCTGCCCTGCCTCTCCACCTCCATCTCCGCCATCCCGGAGTTGATCGAGGACGAAAAGACCGGGTTGCTGGTGCCGCCGGAGGACGCTGCCGCCTTGGGCGGGGCGCTGGAACGCCTGATCCGCGATCCGGCCCTGCGCCAACGTCTGGGCGAGGCCGGAGAGGCGCGGCTGCGCCGGGACTTCGCCCTGGACTCCAACATCGCCGGGCTCGCGGCGCTCTTCGGGCTTGAGGCGCGCGAGGACGCGGCTTGATGAAAATCGCCTTCTACGCCCCCATGAAACCGCCCGACCATCCGGTCCCCTCCGGCGACCGGCGCATGGCGCGGCTCCTGATGGAGGCCTTGGAGCGCGCCGGTCATGAGCCTCAGTTGGCCTGCCGCTTCGTCAGCCGCGATTCGAGGGGCGACCCGGCACGGCAGAAGCAGCTGATCGAGGAGGGCGCGAAGCTCGCGGACGCGCTTCTGGCGGACTACCGCGCCTTGCCCGAGGACGCGCGACCGAAGGTCTGGTTCACCTATCATCTCTACTACAAGGCCCCCGATCTGATCGGACCCCGGGTGGCCGAAGGATTGGGAATCCCCTATATCGCCGCCGAAGCCTCGCTGGCCGGAAAGCGGGCGGGCGGGCCCTGGGACAGCTATCACCAGGCGCTGCTCCAGGCGCTGAAGGCCGCGCGGGCGCTGGTGACGATCAACCCCGCCGACGCGCCGGCCCTGCCCGGCGGAACAAAGCAGCTGTCCCTGCCGCCCTTCCTGAATGCGACCCACGAAGCGCAGGCGAAAGACCGGGCGCGGGCAGAGGTCGCGGGCTGGACCGCGCTGTCCGCAGATGCCCCTTGGCTGCTCGCGGTCGGCATGTTCCGTGCGGGAGACAAGCTGGAGTCCTACCGATTGCTGGGCGCGGCGCTGGCGTACCTGAAGGACCGCGACTGGCGTCTTCTGGTGGTGGGCGACGGCCCGGCCCGCGCCGAGGTCGAGGCGGCGCTGGCGCCGCTCGGCGAGGGCCGCGTCACCTACCTCGGACAGCTCGATAGCGAGAGGCTGCGGACCTGCTATGCCGCCGCCGACCTTCTGGTCTGGCCGGCCCGGCGGGAGGCCTACGGTATGGCGCTGCTGGAGGCGCAGGCCGAGGGCCTGCCGGTGGTCGCCGGGCGCGAGGGCGGTGTCGGCGCGGTGGTGGCCGATGGCGAAAGCGGCCTTCTGAGCGAGCCCGGCGACGCCGCGGCCTTCGCCCGCGCCCTGGATAGTCTTCTGACGGATCCGGAACGGCGGGCGGCCATGGGCCGCGCGGCGCGAGAGCGCATCCTCCGCGATCATGGCCTCGAGGGCGCCGCCGCGAAGTTGGACGCGCTTCTGCGGGAGGTGACGGCGTGACGCCCTTTGTCCTGATCCGCCACGGCCCGACCCTCTGGAACGAGGAGAAGCGTTTGCAGGGTCACATCGACCAACCGCTGTCGGACGCCGGTCGGGAGGAGGTGCGACGCTGGCGTCTGCCGGCGGACCTGAGGGGCTACCGCTGGCTGGTGAGCCCGCTCGGCAGGGCGGTGGAGACGGCCCGGCTGTTGGGGATCGCCGAGCCTGAGACGGAACCGCGCCTCAAGGAGATGTCCTGGGGAGATTGGGAGGGACAGCGCCTGCCCGATCTGCGGGAGACCCTGGGCGCCGATATGACCGATCTTGAGAACCGGGGTCTCGACCTGCGCCCGCCGGGCGGGGAATCGCCCCGCCTGTTGCAGGAAAGGCTGAAACCGCTGCTGGCGGAGATCGGCCGCGACGGGCGCCCCACGGCGGCCGTTTGCCACCGCGGCGTGATCCGCGCGCTCTTCTCGCTGGCGAGCGGCTGGGACATGCTGGGCAAGCCGCCGGTGAAGGTGAAGAACGCCTGTTGCCACCGTTTCCTGATCGATGCGGAGGGCAGGCCGCAGGTTGAGGCCATGAACCAGCCGCTGAAGCCGCAAGCGCCCGGGGAGGCGAAGGGATGAGCAGGCGCAAGGTCATGATCTACGTCCAGCACCTGCTGGGTATCGGCCACATCCGCCGCGCCTCTGTGATCGCCAAGGCCGTGGCGGCGGCGGGTCACGACTGCGTTTTCGTCTCCGGCGGCCTGCCGCAGCCCGATCTCGACCTGGGCGGCGCGCGCCTGGAGCAGCTGCCGCCCGCCTACTGCCGCGACGAGCGGTTCGAGCTTCTGGACGAGGCGGGCGAGCCCATCGGCGAGGCCTGGAAAGAAGAGCGCCGCGCCCGCCTTCTGGCGCTCTACGAGCACGAGCGGCCCGATGCTCTCCTGATCGAGCAGTTTCCCTTTGGCCGCCGCGCGCTGCGCTTCGAGTTGCTGCCGCTGCTGGACAGGGCCTCGGCGGACAGAGCCTCTGGGAACAGCCCGCGTCCGCGCATCTACGGATCGATCCGAGATGTGCTGGCCCGCCGCTTCGCGCCCGACAAGGAACGCTGGGTGCTGGAGACGATCGAGCGCTACTTCGATGCGATCCTGGTACACGGCGATCCCGCCTTCATCCCCTTTGGGACCAGCTTCCCCGCAGCGGACAGGATCAAGGACCGCCTGCGCTACACCGGATACGTGGTGGCGGGCGAGGGGCCGCCGGAAGGGGTCGAGCCCAGCGGCGAGGTCCTGGTTTCGACCGGCGGCGGCACGGTCGGCGGACCCTTGATGGAGGCCGCCCTGGCCGCGCGAAAACTCTCCCCGCTCGCCGAGGCGCCCTGGCGCATCCTGGCCGGACACGGCTATCCCGAAGAGGATTTCCAGCGACTGCGCGGCAAGGCGGAAGAGGGCGTCATCGTCGAACGGGCGCGACCCGACTTCGACCGGCTTCTGGCGGCTTGCCGCCTTTCCGTCTCCCTGGCCGGCTACAACACCACGTTGGAGGTGCTTCAAACCGGCGTTCCCGCCGTCCTGCTCCCCTACGCGGCGGGAGAGGAGGGCGAACAGCTCTTGCGCGCGCGCCTGCTCGCCGAGCGCGGTCTGGTGACGCTGCTGCCGCCCGATGAACTGAGCCCCGAGCGGCTGGCTTCGGCCATCGGCGAAGCGATGGCGCGGGGCGCCCCGGCGCCGGGCCGCCTCGACTGCAGGGGCGCGGCCACGGCGGCGTCAATCCTCACAGGGGCGATCCTGGCGGGGGCGTCATGAAAGCGCTTCATGCGGAACTGGACGCCTGGGCGGCTACCGGCAGGAAGCCGGTTTTCTGGTGGCGCGACGACGACGCCACCGCGGACCTGGCCAGCCTGCGACGCTTGCTAGACCTGCGCGAGGCCAGCGGACTGCCCTTGGCCTTGGCGGTCATTCCCGCGCTGATCGAGGAAAGCCTGCCGCCGCTTCTGGCCGGACAGGAGGGGCTCTGCCTGCTGCAACATGGCTATGCGCACGAGAACCACGCGCCGCCGGACCGGAAGAAACGCGAGCTCGGAGACGAGCGGCCCCTTGAGGCGGTGCTGGCGGAGTTGAAAGCGGGCAAGGCCCGCGGCGAAGCTTTTTTCGGGGCGGCGTGGCTGCCGATTCTGGTGCCGCCCTGGAACCGCATCGCCCCGGCGGTCGCCGCGGCTCTGCCGGGACTGGGCTTCGCCGGACTTTCGACCCACGGTCGCGCGCCCACGCCGCCGCCCGGACTTCTTCAGGTGAACAGTCATCTGGACATCATGGAATGGAAGCCGCGGACCCGCTTCCGCGGAGAAGGGGCCGTGCTGGCCGACCTTTGTGCAGAGCTGGCCGCCCGCCGGACAGACGAAAGAGGCGCGCCGCACGAACCTCTGGGCCTTCTGACCCACCACCTGGCGCACGACGAAGCGGCATGGAACTTCTTGGAAAAGTTGCTTTCCGATCCGCACGTGAAAGAGATGGTTTCCTGGAAGCCCGCCAGCGGTCTATTCTCTCGCCATGTTTAGGGGGAATGTGAGCCGCTAATGTCCGGGGGAGAGGAGACCTTTCGGTACAAAAGACCAAGCCTGGCGTGGGATTTCTTCCTCGGCGCCGGGGGGCTTTT
Proteins encoded in this region:
- a CDS encoding ABC transporter transmembrane domain-containing protein, with product MDQLETSLFRYIWRNSKKEQIVILAMVLISLPFYYISLDLPKQIVNDGIQGQGFTSPGSTQSYFGITLPIGDGITLFQGFDLEQQGALLSLSFAFLSLVVVNGLFKFVINTRKGRLGERMLRRLRFQLTDRLLRFPLPYLRRVKQAEAATMIKDEVEPLGGFIGEAFVNPVFLGGQALTAMVFIMVQSVWLGSVALAIVLLQAFLIPKLRTPILRLGRRRQLTARQLAGRIGEVVAGGVEIHAHDTSNLERGDVVKRLGEIFGIRYEIFRRKFFVKFLNNFLAQLTPFIFYSVGGVLAIQGQLDIGALVAVIAAYKDLPSPIKELIDWDQQRQDVQIKYEQVIEQFAPPVLLDSKRQAVDAEPLAKLEGEIKLASATIVDDAENKVLDSVSWSVPLTSHVALVGPSGGGREVLAGAVAALEPLTSGNLSIGGYDLDSLPEAVTGRRLSFVDGAAYLFGGSLGDNLVYSLKHAPNDRGELDPEERERLHDLEREAHSAGNPFFDTDADWIDYAAAGVSNLDELREKLIDTCRLVEMDDDLYRFGLAARFDPETYPGLAAKVLEARSDFTKRLAEEDEEELVVRFDPEQFNANASLAENLLFGLPLDDAFKGDALPAHPVLREALKEADLLDDLEKIGLQIARTMVEIFADLPPGHPFFEQFSFIEAEELPEFKTLVVKTEKGGLAGLSDEEERRLMKLALNYIEERHRLSLIDDSLEERIVKARKAFAERLPEAERDGIAFYEPESYNAAATLQDNILFGRLAHGQARADETIQKIILDILEERGLRHEVMAMGMEYDIGFGGKRLSNAQQQKLALARALVKEPDLLIVSNAMTALDGTSQHRLTKAILEARAGRGVLWALHRPDLATLFGEVAVLRDGRLVESGEVKSLEKEGSELSALLASSGSAG
- a CDS encoding glycosyltransferase; the encoded protein is MAKTVSRDRRVLIYSHDSFGLGHLRRCREIAHHLVASSESLSVLILSGSPIIGSFDFRSRVDFIRIPGVIKLRNGEYTSLNLPLAVEQTMALRASIMEHTAEIFDPDLFLVDKEPLGLRGEVESTLQMLRAKGTPCVLGLRDVMDDPGLLAAEWERKQAVPALEKYYDQIWVYGLPQICNPLEGIKLSPSVQQRIRYTGYLKRSVPQQVSKPRLEKIDEPYILVTVGGGGDGEEIIDWVLRAYESDPTIPYPALLVLGPFMGGEHQNEFLGRAQKLAKVEAITFDAHVESLMARAAGVVCMGGYNTFCEVLSFDKKAVIVPRTEPRMEQYIRASRAQDLGLARMLKNEGPRPATDMATAIRNLPQQQPPSHSVIPGLLDGAENVQKLASQWLDSGRAQSRALFRRRV
- a CDS encoding glycosyltransferase family 4 protein, whose protein sequence is MNAPRKSETGKERVAVVLKGYPRLSETFIAQELLALQERGLDFRIVSLRRPTDKATHPVHAEISAPVTYLPEYLHEAPGRVFKAWRKARRLPGYTEARRAFWRDWRRDPTPNRARRFGQACVLAAEFAGQCDFLYAHFLHTPGSVTRYAAMMLGLPWACSAHAKDIWTTPEWEKREKLAELSWLTTCTAVGAEHLAALSPDPGKVKLIYHGLDLERFPKRRSGASDRDGSGEPVRLLSVGRLVEKKGYDLLLDALAALPGDIHWRFLHIGGGEQKDALKAKAEKLGIADRIDWRGAQPQEAVKAALDEADVFVLPSRIAKSGDRDGLPNVLMEAASQALPCLSTSISAIPELIEDEKTGLLVPPEDAAALGGALERLIRDPALRQRLGEAGEARLRRDFALDSNIAGLAALFGLEAREDAA
- a CDS encoding glycosyltransferase family 4 protein, with translation MKIAFYAPMKPPDHPVPSGDRRMARLLMEALERAGHEPQLACRFVSRDSRGDPARQKQLIEEGAKLADALLADYRALPEDARPKVWFTYHLYYKAPDLIGPRVAEGLGIPYIAAEASLAGKRAGGPWDSYHQALLQALKAARALVTINPADAPALPGGTKQLSLPPFLNATHEAQAKDRARAEVAGWTALSADAPWLLAVGMFRAGDKLESYRLLGAALAYLKDRDWRLLVVGDGPARAEVEAALAPLGEGRVTYLGQLDSERLRTCYAAADLLVWPARREAYGMALLEAQAEGLPVVAGREGGVGAVVADGESGLLSEPGDAAAFARALDSLLTDPERRAAMGRAARERILRDHGLEGAAAKLDALLREVTA